A stretch of Longimicrobium sp. DNA encodes these proteins:
- a CDS encoding alpha/beta fold hydrolase, with translation MPRARAALLLLLACGASPLAAQGEPAYPAPVEGDFVVRDFVFESGERLPELRLHYTTIGTPRRDAAGTVRNAVLILHGTTGSGRGFLSDNFAGRLFGPGQLLDARRYFIVLPDGIGHGRSSRPSEGLRARFPRYTYDDMVRAQHRLLTEHLGVNHLRLVMGTSMGGMHTWVWGYTYPDFMDALMPLASAPVEIAGRNRMMRRMIMDAIRKDPEWKGGDYQAQPRGLEDAVHALMLMVSAPLQQHRAAPTRQAADSLFDASVRRYLSTLDANDVLYAFDASRDYDPSPHLGRIAAPLFAVNSADDEVNPPELGILEREIRRVRRGRYILIPTGEATRGHGTHSLPAVWGPYLAELLAASEPRPD, from the coding sequence ATGCCGCGTGCGCGCGCCGCGCTCCTGCTCCTCCTGGCCTGCGGCGCGTCCCCGCTGGCCGCGCAGGGGGAGCCGGCCTACCCCGCGCCGGTGGAGGGCGACTTCGTCGTCCGCGACTTCGTCTTCGAGAGCGGGGAGCGCCTGCCGGAACTGAGGCTCCACTACACGACGATCGGGACGCCGCGGCGGGACGCGGCGGGCACGGTGCGCAACGCCGTGCTGATCCTGCACGGCACCACGGGGTCGGGGCGCGGCTTCCTCTCGGACAACTTCGCCGGGCGGCTCTTCGGGCCGGGGCAGCTGCTGGACGCGCGGCGGTACTTCATCGTCCTCCCGGACGGGATCGGGCACGGGCGCTCCAGCCGCCCCAGCGAGGGGCTGCGCGCACGCTTCCCGCGCTACACCTACGACGACATGGTGCGGGCCCAGCACCGGCTGCTCACCGAGCACCTGGGGGTGAACCACCTGCGGCTGGTGATGGGGACGTCGATGGGCGGGATGCACACCTGGGTGTGGGGCTACACCTACCCGGACTTCATGGACGCCCTGATGCCGCTGGCCAGCGCGCCGGTGGAGATCGCCGGGCGCAACCGGATGATGCGGCGGATGATCATGGACGCCATCCGCAAGGACCCGGAGTGGAAGGGTGGCGACTACCAGGCGCAGCCCCGCGGGCTGGAGGACGCCGTCCACGCGCTGATGCTGATGGTGAGCGCGCCGCTGCAGCAGCACCGCGCCGCCCCCACGCGCCAGGCGGCGGACTCGCTCTTCGACGCGTCGGTCAGGCGGTATCTGTCGACGCTGGACGCCAACGACGTGCTCTACGCCTTCGACGCGTCGCGCGACTACGACCCCTCGCCGCACCTGGGGCGGATCGCGGCCCCGCTCTTCGCCGTCAACTCCGCCGACGACGAGGTGAACCCGCCCGAGCTGGGGATCCTGGAGCGCGAGATCCGCAGGGTGCGGCGTGGGCGGTACATCCTGATCCCCACCGGCGAGGCCACGCGCGGCCACGGCACCCACTCGCTCCCGGCGGTCTGGGGCCCGTACCTGGCCGAGCTGCTGGCCGCGTCGGAGCCCCGGCCGGATTGA
- a CDS encoding endonuclease/exonuclease/phosphatase family protein has translation MLLEVLHGVSVALCLVCVAGTLLSFSKSPRWWVRAWDFPRPQLAIAGAAAAAVYAALFFEREAWEWALLGAVALCILWQLRKIFPYTPLARVQVERSRRVRPGADGAGEKRSSFRLLISNVLMENRRHDRFLEMVRESDPDLVLAVETDEAWARALEPLAADYPHVVRHPRDNYYGLMLFSRLPLVEPRVEFLVQDDIPSVHTAFELPGGERVLLHGIHPRPPEPIRDQDSTPRDAELVIVGRAVGENGETPTVVAGDLNDVAWSPTSELFLRLSGLLDPRVGRGLYSSYNAKNPLFRYPLDHVFHSNHFRLVELRRCPRIGSDHFPMLVELSYEPDAPPEQPPPREEPGDQREAKEKLEEQAEAARTGDDRPGRE, from the coding sequence ATGCTGCTGGAGGTGCTCCACGGGGTCAGCGTCGCGCTCTGCCTCGTCTGCGTGGCGGGTACGCTGCTCAGCTTCAGCAAGAGCCCGCGCTGGTGGGTGCGCGCGTGGGACTTCCCGCGCCCGCAGCTCGCCATCGCGGGCGCGGCCGCGGCGGCCGTCTACGCCGCGCTCTTCTTCGAGCGCGAGGCCTGGGAGTGGGCGCTGCTGGGCGCCGTGGCGCTCTGCATCCTCTGGCAGCTGCGCAAGATCTTCCCGTACACGCCGCTCGCGCGCGTGCAGGTGGAGAGGAGCCGCCGCGTGCGCCCGGGCGCGGACGGCGCGGGGGAGAAGCGCTCCAGCTTCCGGCTGCTCATCTCCAACGTGCTGATGGAGAACCGCCGGCACGACCGGTTCCTGGAGATGGTGCGCGAGAGCGACCCCGACCTGGTGCTGGCGGTGGAGACCGACGAGGCGTGGGCGCGGGCGCTGGAGCCGCTCGCGGCCGACTACCCGCACGTGGTCCGCCACCCCCGGGACAACTACTACGGGCTGATGCTCTTCTCGCGCCTGCCGCTGGTGGAGCCGCGCGTGGAGTTCCTGGTGCAGGACGACATCCCCTCGGTGCACACCGCCTTCGAGCTCCCCGGCGGCGAGCGCGTGCTCCTGCACGGCATCCACCCCCGCCCGCCCGAGCCGATCCGCGACCAGGACTCCACCCCGCGCGACGCCGAGCTGGTGATCGTCGGGCGCGCCGTCGGCGAGAACGGCGAAACACCGACGGTGGTGGCGGGGGACCTGAACGACGTGGCCTGGTCGCCCACCAGCGAGCTCTTCCTGCGCCTCAGCGGGCTGCTGGACCCGCGCGTGGGCCGCGGCCTCTACAGCAGCTACAACGCGAAGAACCCGCTCTTCCGCTACCCGCTGGACCACGTCTTCCACTCCAACCACTTCCGGCTGGTGGAGCTCAGGCGCTGCCCGCGCATCGGGTCGGACCACTTCCCCATGCTGGTGGAGCTGAGCTACGAGCCCGACGCGCCGCCGGAGCAGCCCCCGCCGCGCGAGGAGCCGGGCGACCAGCGGGAAGCCAAGGAGAAGCTGGAGGAGCAGGCCGAGGCCGCGCGCACGGGCGACGACCGCCCGGGGCGGGAATGA
- a CDS encoding VOC family protein: MSDSTATATSANVRQAVPFFGVTSMDASLRYYVDGLGFTMTLNWIVEGKVRWCWLERGGAALMLQEFRPEWVPEGKLGNGMSICFICEDAIALYREFTARGIEAQRPFVGNRMWVTSLKDPDGYELYFESMTDAPEESEYTE; this comes from the coding sequence ATGAGCGATTCCACCGCTACCGCCACGTCCGCCAACGTCCGGCAGGCCGTCCCGTTCTTCGGCGTGACGAGCATGGACGCCTCGCTGCGCTACTACGTCGACGGGCTTGGCTTCACGATGACGCTCAACTGGATCGTCGAGGGGAAGGTGCGCTGGTGCTGGCTGGAGCGCGGCGGCGCCGCGCTGATGCTGCAGGAGTTCAGGCCGGAATGGGTGCCCGAAGGCAAGCTCGGCAACGGTATGTCGATCTGCTTCATCTGCGAAGACGCGATCGCGCTCTACCGCGAGTTCACCGCCCGCGGCATCGAGGCGCAGCGCCCGTTCGTCGGCAACCGGATGTGGGTGACGTCGCTCAAGGACCCGGACGGCTACGAGCTCTACTTCGAGAGCATGACCGACGCACCGGAGGAGTCGGAGTACACGGAGTGA
- a CDS encoding N(4)-(beta-N-acetylglucosaminyl)-L-asparaginase → MSTSITRREFVAAGAAAGLAAALPQPLAGAPAVVVRGAARPVVIASGNGNRFKNGGDATAVQKAFALMMQGSDVLDAVVAGVNIVELDPEDNSVGYGGLPNAEGVVQLDSSVMHGPKRRAGAVAALEGVRTPSLVAKAVMENTDHHLLVGRDAQRFARQMGFTVEDDLNTPGSRRLWLEWKRRTDPAHFLDPATRAEAGHAAGLQMVAEGLIDADHYYGTINCNAVNARGEICGVTTTSGLAWKIPGRVGDSPILGAGLYVDGAVGAAGSTGRGEANLYNLTSFLIVEALRRGMSPKDAGMEGLRRIVSNTVEKRLLNSRGTPSFGIQFYVLNARGEHAGVTLYPGGSYAVCDENGPRDVPLEPLLQGSPRD, encoded by the coding sequence ATGAGCACTTCCATCACCCGCCGGGAGTTCGTCGCCGCCGGCGCCGCCGCGGGGCTCGCGGCCGCGCTCCCGCAGCCCCTGGCCGGCGCGCCGGCCGTCGTCGTCCGCGGGGCGGCCCGGCCGGTCGTCATCGCCTCGGGGAACGGGAACCGCTTCAAGAACGGCGGCGACGCGACCGCCGTGCAGAAGGCGTTCGCGCTGATGATGCAGGGCTCCGACGTGCTGGACGCGGTGGTGGCGGGCGTCAACATCGTGGAGCTGGACCCGGAGGACAACAGCGTGGGCTACGGCGGGCTCCCCAACGCGGAAGGCGTGGTGCAGCTCGACTCCTCGGTGATGCACGGGCCGAAGCGGCGCGCCGGCGCGGTGGCGGCGCTGGAGGGCGTCCGCACGCCGTCGCTGGTGGCAAAGGCGGTGATGGAGAACACCGACCACCACCTGCTGGTGGGCCGCGACGCGCAGCGCTTCGCCCGGCAGATGGGGTTCACCGTCGAGGACGACCTCAACACGCCGGGCTCGCGCCGGCTCTGGCTGGAGTGGAAGCGGCGCACCGACCCCGCGCACTTTCTCGACCCCGCCACGCGGGCCGAGGCCGGGCACGCCGCGGGGCTGCAGATGGTGGCCGAGGGGCTGATCGACGCCGACCACTACTACGGCACCATCAACTGCAACGCCGTGAACGCGCGCGGCGAGATCTGCGGCGTCACCACCACCAGCGGGCTGGCGTGGAAGATCCCCGGCCGCGTGGGCGACTCGCCGATCCTGGGCGCCGGGCTCTACGTGGACGGGGCCGTCGGCGCGGCGGGCTCCACGGGCCGGGGCGAGGCGAACCTCTACAACCTCACCTCGTTCCTGATCGTCGAGGCGCTGCGGCGGGGGATGAGCCCGAAGGACGCGGGGATGGAGGGGCTCCGGCGCATCGTGTCGAACACGGTGGAGAAGCGGCTCCTCAACAGCCGGGGGACGCCCAGCTTCGGCATCCAGTTCTACGTGCTGAACGCCCGCGGCGAGCACGCGGGCGTCACCCTCTACCCCGGCGGCAGCTACGCCGTCTGCGACGAGAACGGCCCGCGCGACGTGCCGCTGGAGCCGCTCCTGCAGGGCTCGCCGCGGGACTGA
- a CDS encoding GNAT family N-acetyltransferase, whose translation MPTDRELMGAHARALFTHDARSRLLRVNEPGGGAPAPRLFLGRTRAGNLWRFRADLPETLVAELEALCADEPVGVELRDPPRHAGAYARLLGRHAPVRGVWAGPDYRFTEIAEPSAPLAAVTEASAGVLRGGFEELVAELPDWQPFLAAVVEGRAVSVCRSVRITPVAHEAGVETLPDFRGRGYAADVVAGWARVVRSLGATPLYSTSWENTASQAVAKKLRLAPYGADFHVT comes from the coding sequence GTGCCCACCGATCGAGAGCTGATGGGCGCGCACGCCCGGGCCCTGTTCACCCACGACGCCCGCTCCAGGCTGCTGCGCGTCAACGAGCCCGGAGGCGGGGCTCCCGCTCCCCGCCTGTTCCTCGGCCGGACGCGCGCGGGGAACCTCTGGCGGTTCCGGGCCGACCTTCCGGAGACCCTCGTCGCGGAGCTGGAAGCGCTGTGCGCCGACGAGCCGGTGGGCGTGGAGCTCCGCGACCCACCCCGCCACGCCGGGGCGTACGCGCGGCTGCTCGGGAGGCACGCGCCCGTGCGCGGGGTGTGGGCGGGGCCGGACTATCGCTTCACCGAAATCGCCGAGCCGTCGGCGCCCCTGGCCGCCGTCACGGAGGCGAGTGCCGGGGTGCTGCGGGGCGGCTTCGAGGAGCTGGTCGCGGAGCTGCCCGACTGGCAGCCCTTCCTCGCCGCCGTGGTGGAGGGCCGGGCGGTGTCCGTCTGCCGCAGCGTCCGTATCACCCCAGTGGCCCACGAGGCCGGCGTGGAGACGCTGCCCGATTTCCGCGGCAGGGGGTATGCGGCGGACGTGGTGGCCGGGTGGGCGCGCGTGGTCCGGTCCCTGGGCGCCACCCCCCTGTACAGCACGTCGTGGGAGAACACCGCCTCGCAGGCGGTGGCGAAGAAGCTGCGGCTGGCACCCTACGGCGCCGATTTCCACGTCACCTGA
- a CDS encoding TonB-dependent receptor, which produces MRRIVVGALALSLLGGGALHAQNPGGARPAPQPPAAGPGEVRGTVVDAQGNTPISSASVAVWSRADSALVAGAIARPDGSFAIQGLRPGTYYLRVSMLGYGIYRGSEFTVTAESPRASAGSIQLTRSAVALEGITATGERSAVSIAPDRNTYQARQVAPAAANASEVLEAVPSVQVDQDGRVSLRGNENVVVQINGRPSPIRGAQLAGYLKQLPAGTIERVEVIPNPSAKQDPEGMAGIINIVLKQNVDLGLSGGLTLAYATSGRYVASGNLGYQRGPATLFMSYGFNSDTRDIEGINDRTRLGPLQSPMSFTEQDILGSNGNFGHNFSANLDYRLGRRDVLTNALLVNLRGATDESLSAYEELDATRTLLDAYERIRDAENDNWMVDYTLAFRRTLQPQKHELSAEVRLNRMQDEDRTALWRQGLGSGGSGSLLDREIDETDALTTQLTAQLDYTRTLAERTKLETGYKGTGRWLDRDFAVLEDPLGTGTWTTSDRSNALQFDETVNAVYGVLSHGTGRFDLQAGLRAEYASREFSLADADESFPYDYVSLFPSGLVSYKLSDNDQVKLSYSRRIRRPGTQELNPFPVFFDLQNVFLGNPELDPEYTDAIELGFQHSGRLGSVQLSPFYRHTTDVIRFIINTDDTVAGREVTSISFQNLDTGNSWGADLNGQLRLGQAFNGFAAFNVFKMVTEGGGESTLSSNAVTWSARVNGTYNLTPRTSLTAMYFYRAPMKIEGGQFDAMGFANVSLRQKLYGEKASLTLRVSDPFNTQRFRVRAGDDNLIQLTERTFTSRALHVSFQYNFGQAPRVRQRPQQEPPPPSGTPFGS; this is translated from the coding sequence ATGAGACGAATCGTCGTCGGCGCGCTGGCCCTCTCGCTGCTGGGAGGCGGAGCGCTCCACGCCCAGAACCCCGGGGGCGCGCGGCCCGCTCCCCAGCCGCCCGCGGCGGGCCCCGGCGAGGTCCGCGGCACCGTGGTCGACGCGCAGGGCAACACCCCGATCTCCTCGGCCTCGGTGGCCGTGTGGAGCCGGGCCGACTCCGCGCTGGTCGCCGGCGCCATCGCCCGCCCGGACGGGTCGTTCGCCATCCAGGGGCTGCGCCCGGGGACCTACTACCTCCGGGTGAGCATGCTGGGGTACGGCATCTACCGGGGGAGCGAGTTCACCGTCACCGCGGAGTCGCCCCGCGCCAGCGCCGGCAGCATCCAGCTCACCCGCAGCGCCGTGGCGCTGGAGGGGATCACCGCCACCGGCGAGAGGAGCGCCGTCTCCATCGCCCCCGACCGCAACACCTACCAGGCCCGGCAGGTGGCCCCCGCGGCCGCCAACGCCAGCGAGGTGCTCGAGGCGGTGCCGTCGGTGCAGGTGGACCAGGACGGGCGCGTCAGCCTGCGCGGCAACGAGAACGTGGTGGTGCAGATCAACGGCCGCCCCTCGCCGATCCGCGGCGCGCAGCTGGCCGGGTACCTGAAGCAGCTCCCCGCCGGCACCATCGAGCGGGTGGAGGTGATCCCCAACCCCTCGGCCAAGCAGGACCCGGAGGGGATGGCGGGGATCATCAACATCGTCCTCAAGCAGAACGTCGACCTGGGGCTCTCCGGCGGGCTCACGCTGGCCTACGCCACCAGCGGCCGCTACGTGGCGTCGGGGAACCTGGGGTATCAGCGCGGCCCCGCCACGCTCTTCATGAGCTACGGCTTCAACAGCGACACGCGCGACATCGAGGGGATCAACGACCGCACCCGCCTGGGCCCGCTGCAGTCGCCGATGTCCTTCACCGAGCAGGACATCCTGGGCTCGAACGGCAACTTCGGCCACAACTTCAGCGCCAACCTCGACTACCGGCTGGGCCGGCGCGACGTGCTCACCAACGCGCTGCTGGTGAACCTGCGCGGGGCCACCGACGAGTCGCTCTCCGCCTACGAGGAGCTCGACGCCACCCGCACCCTGCTGGACGCGTACGAGCGGATCCGCGACGCCGAGAACGACAACTGGATGGTGGACTACACCCTGGCCTTCCGGCGCACGCTGCAGCCCCAGAAGCACGAGCTCTCGGCCGAGGTGCGCCTGAACCGGATGCAGGACGAGGACCGCACCGCGCTCTGGCGGCAGGGGCTCGGCTCGGGCGGGAGCGGGAGCCTGCTGGACCGCGAGATCGACGAGACCGACGCGCTCACCACGCAGCTCACGGCCCAGCTCGACTACACGCGCACGCTGGCCGAGCGCACCAAGCTGGAGACGGGCTACAAGGGCACCGGCCGCTGGCTGGACCGCGACTTCGCCGTGCTCGAGGACCCGCTCGGGACCGGGACCTGGACGACCAGCGACCGGAGCAACGCGCTGCAGTTCGACGAGACGGTGAACGCCGTGTACGGGGTGCTGAGCCACGGCACGGGCCGCTTCGACCTGCAGGCGGGCCTCCGGGCCGAGTACGCCAGCCGCGAGTTCTCGCTGGCCGACGCCGACGAGAGCTTCCCGTACGACTACGTGAGCCTCTTCCCGAGCGGGCTGGTCTCGTACAAGCTGAGCGACAACGACCAGGTGAAGCTGAGCTACTCGCGCCGCATCCGCCGGCCGGGGACCCAGGAGCTGAACCCGTTCCCGGTGTTCTTCGACCTGCAGAACGTCTTCCTGGGCAACCCCGAGCTCGACCCCGAGTACACCGACGCCATCGAGCTGGGCTTCCAGCACTCGGGCCGGCTGGGCTCGGTGCAGCTCTCGCCCTTCTACCGCCACACCACCGACGTCATCCGCTTCATCATCAACACGGACGACACGGTGGCGGGGCGCGAGGTCACCTCGATCAGCTTCCAGAACCTGGACACCGGCAACTCCTGGGGCGCGGACCTGAACGGCCAGCTCCGGCTGGGGCAGGCGTTCAACGGGTTCGCCGCCTTCAACGTGTTCAAGATGGTCACCGAGGGCGGCGGCGAGTCGACGCTCTCCTCGAACGCGGTGACGTGGTCGGCGCGGGTGAACGGCACCTACAACCTCACCCCGCGCACCTCGCTCACGGCGATGTACTTCTACCGCGCGCCGATGAAGATCGAGGGCGGCCAGTTCGACGCGATGGGCTTCGCCAACGTGTCGCTGCGGCAGAAGCTGTACGGCGAGAAGGCGAGCCTCACGCTGCGCGTGTCGGACCCGTTCAACACGCAGCGCTTCCGGGTGCGCGCCGGCGACGACAACCTCATCCAGCTCACCGAGCGCACGTTCACCTCGCGGGCGCTGCACGTGAGCTTCCAGTACAACTTCGGCCAGGCGCCGCGAGTGCGGCAGCGCCCCCAGCAGGAGCCGCCCCCGCCGTCGGGGACGCCCTTCGGGAGCTGA
- a CDS encoding nuclear transport factor 2 family protein, which translates to MSFDTAAFRDWLARYGLAWEGRDPETAALLFAPDALYHWTPFEAPKRGREEIAGAWRSATSRQEGVRFAWEVICATGNRGFAHWRASFRRAGAGHTVRIDGILSAAFGEDGLCTEFHEWWHSDEPPAPRPSPESAAADVGHGRLDRETPC; encoded by the coding sequence ATGAGCTTCGACACGGCTGCGTTCCGCGACTGGCTCGCCCGCTACGGGCTCGCGTGGGAGGGGCGCGACCCCGAAACGGCCGCGCTCCTCTTCGCCCCCGACGCGCTGTACCACTGGACCCCGTTCGAGGCGCCGAAGCGCGGCCGCGAGGAGATCGCCGGGGCGTGGCGGAGCGCCACGTCGCGGCAGGAGGGCGTCCGCTTCGCCTGGGAAGTGATCTGCGCGACGGGGAACCGCGGCTTCGCCCACTGGCGGGCCTCGTTCCGGCGCGCCGGCGCCGGCCACACGGTGCGCATCGACGGCATTCTCTCCGCCGCGTTCGGCGAGGACGGCCTCTGCACCGAGTTCCACGAGTGGTGGCACTCCGACGAGCCGCCCGCCCCGCGGCCTTCCCCGGAAAGCGCCGCGGCGGACGTCGGCCACGGCCGTCTCGACCGGGAGACCCCGTGCTGA
- a CDS encoding class I SAM-dependent methyltransferase translates to MLSAAADVWASGDAYEPYIGRWSRPVAREFVAWLAAAPGAGWLDVGCGTGALTEAILGAAAPARVQAVDPSPGYVLYARGRVADRRAAFLVADARSLPQRGRSVDVAVSALALNFIPRPDAALAEMARAVRAGGTVAAYVWDYADGMQLIRRFWDAAAALDPGAAELDEARRFPLCHPAALEALFRGAGLRAVESRAIDVPTRFRDFDDYWRPFLGGQGPAPGYAMGLGEERRAELRERLRATLPAAADGSIELVARAWAVRGTRA, encoded by the coding sequence GTGCTGAGCGCTGCGGCGGACGTGTGGGCGAGCGGCGACGCGTACGAGCCGTACATCGGGCGCTGGAGCCGGCCGGTCGCGCGCGAGTTCGTGGCCTGGCTCGCGGCGGCCCCGGGCGCCGGCTGGCTCGACGTCGGGTGCGGGACGGGGGCGCTGACGGAGGCGATCCTCGGCGCCGCCGCGCCCGCGCGCGTCCAGGCGGTCGACCCGTCGCCCGGCTACGTCCTGTACGCGCGCGGCCGCGTGGCCGACCGGCGGGCCGCCTTCCTGGTGGCGGACGCGCGCTCGCTGCCGCAGCGCGGGCGGAGCGTCGACGTCGCCGTCTCCGCCCTCGCGCTCAACTTCATCCCGCGGCCGGACGCCGCCCTCGCGGAGATGGCGCGGGCCGTCCGCGCGGGCGGCACCGTGGCGGCGTACGTGTGGGATTACGCGGACGGGATGCAGCTCATCCGCCGCTTCTGGGACGCGGCCGCCGCGCTCGACCCCGGCGCGGCGGAGCTCGACGAGGCGCGCCGCTTCCCCCTCTGCCACCCCGCCGCGCTGGAGGCGCTCTTCCGCGGCGCCGGGCTGCGGGCGGTCGAGAGCCGGGCGATCGACGTGCCGACGCGGTTCCGGGACTTCGACGACTACTGGAGGCCGTTCCTGGGCGGCCAGGGGCCGGCCCCGGGATACGCGATGGGTCTCGGCGAGGAGCGCCGCGCGGAGCTGCGCGAGCGGCTCCGCGCGACGCTCCCGGCCGCCGCCGACGGCTCGATCGAGCTGGTGGCGCGCGCCTGGGCCGTGCGCGGCACGCGCGCCTGA
- a CDS encoding carbon-nitrogen hydrolase family protein, which produces MKVAAYQAPLLAPGSMEALDLVREQVARCEAAGVEILCCPEGVLGGLADYAPRPAEIAIDVEGGELDRVLAPLASATVTTIVGFTEVDRRGRLYNAAAVFHRGSVAGVYRKLHPAIRRSVYAAGDAMPVFTAGGLTFGILVCRDSNFAEPARRMAAQGAAALFVPTNNGLPPAKGGPEIVAEARRADVARATENGVWVIRADVAGRAADLVSHGSSGIVAPDGRVLATARRLRPDLVVADIETAPRERRRAASSSFRQG; this is translated from the coding sequence GTGAAGGTCGCCGCGTACCAGGCTCCCCTCCTCGCCCCCGGCTCGATGGAGGCCCTGGACCTGGTCCGCGAGCAGGTCGCCCGGTGCGAGGCCGCGGGGGTGGAGATCCTCTGCTGTCCCGAGGGGGTGCTGGGCGGCCTGGCGGACTACGCGCCCCGGCCCGCCGAGATCGCCATCGACGTGGAAGGGGGCGAGCTGGACAGGGTCCTCGCGCCCCTCGCGAGCGCCACCGTCACCACCATCGTGGGGTTCACGGAGGTCGACCGGCGGGGGCGGCTCTACAACGCCGCGGCGGTCTTCCACCGGGGCTCGGTCGCCGGCGTGTACCGCAAGCTCCACCCGGCGATCCGCCGCTCGGTCTACGCGGCCGGCGACGCCATGCCGGTGTTCACGGCCGGCGGGCTGACGTTCGGGATCCTCGTCTGCCGGGACTCGAACTTCGCCGAGCCGGCGAGGCGCATGGCCGCGCAGGGAGCGGCGGCCCTGTTCGTGCCCACGAACAACGGCCTCCCGCCGGCGAAGGGCGGTCCCGAGATCGTCGCCGAGGCCAGGCGCGCCGACGTCGCCCGGGCGACGGAAAACGGCGTCTGGGTGATCCGCGCCGACGTCGCGGGGCGGGCCGCGGACCTCGTCTCCCACGGGTCGTCCGGGATCGTCGCCCCGGACGGGAGGGTGCTGGCGACGGCGCGGCGGCTCCGGCCGGACCTGGTGGTCGCGGACATCGAGACCGCGCCCCGCGAGCGGCGCCGGGCTGCGTCATCATCCTTCCGCCAGGGGTGA
- a CDS encoding alpha-hydroxy acid oxidase, protein MTEPSPAIERAPEPSAPPRNLEEYEAAARAVLPRDVYDYYAGGAEDERTLRANRDAYGWFYLRPRVLVDVGAVDLSVELLGERLSLPVLLAPTAFQRLAHPDGELASARAARAAGTLLVASTLATTAVEDVARAAPGPLWFQLYVYRRREITRELIRRAEAAGCGAIVVTTTVPVQGNRERDSRNAFRLPPGVEMANFHGMAQARFPDAEGSGLDAFIGREFDPTLTWDVVEWVRGATRLPVVLKGVVTPEDARLAVEHGADAVIVSNHGGRQLDGAEPTLFALPRVAEAVAGRIPVLLDGGVRRGTDVAKALALGARAVLIGRPALWGLAVGGQAGVERVLAILRVELERTLALLGRPTPAALDRAAVCHVSETYRAATG, encoded by the coding sequence ATGACCGAGCCATCCCCCGCCATCGAGCGCGCGCCCGAACCGTCCGCGCCGCCGCGGAACCTGGAGGAGTACGAGGCCGCCGCGCGCGCCGTGCTCCCGCGCGACGTCTACGACTACTACGCGGGCGGCGCCGAAGACGAGCGGACGCTGCGCGCCAACCGCGACGCGTACGGCTGGTTCTACCTGCGCCCGCGCGTGCTGGTGGACGTGGGCGCCGTGGACCTCTCGGTGGAGCTGCTGGGCGAGCGGCTGTCGCTGCCGGTGCTGCTGGCGCCCACCGCCTTCCAGCGCCTGGCGCACCCCGACGGCGAGCTGGCCAGCGCCCGCGCCGCGCGCGCCGCCGGCACGCTGCTGGTGGCCAGCACCCTCGCCACCACCGCGGTGGAAGACGTCGCCCGCGCCGCGCCGGGGCCGCTCTGGTTCCAGCTCTACGTCTACCGCCGGCGCGAGATCACCCGCGAGCTGATCCGGCGCGCCGAGGCCGCGGGGTGCGGCGCCATCGTGGTCACCACCACGGTGCCCGTGCAGGGCAACCGCGAGCGCGACAGCCGCAACGCCTTCCGCCTCCCGCCGGGGGTGGAGATGGCGAACTTCCACGGGATGGCGCAGGCGCGCTTCCCCGACGCGGAGGGCTCCGGGCTCGACGCCTTCATCGGGCGCGAGTTCGACCCCACGCTCACCTGGGACGTGGTCGAGTGGGTGCGGGGCGCCACCCGGCTGCCGGTGGTGCTCAAGGGGGTCGTCACCCCGGAGGACGCGCGGCTGGCCGTGGAGCACGGCGCGGACGCGGTGATCGTCTCCAACCACGGCGGCCGCCAGCTCGACGGCGCCGAGCCCACCCTCTTCGCGCTCCCCCGCGTGGCCGAGGCGGTGGCGGGCCGCATTCCCGTGCTCCTGGACGGCGGCGTCCGGCGCGGCACCGACGTGGCCAAGGCGCTCGCGCTCGGCGCCCGCGCCGTGCTCATCGGCCGCCCCGCGCTGTGGGGGCTGGCGGTGGGCGGCCAGGCCGGCGTCGAGCGCGTGCTGGCGATCCTGCGCGTCGAGCTGGAGCGCACCCTGGCCCTCCTCGGCCGCCCGACCCCCGCCGCCCTGGACCGCGCCGCCGTCTGCCACGTCTCGGAAACCTATCGGGCGGCCACGGGTTGA